Proteins from one Lachnospiraceae bacterium KGMB03038 genomic window:
- a CDS encoding HAD family hydrolase — translation MIKAISFDLDHTLYNREATWEKLLPEFVNRFDRDLCKKWSRKQILAALQMSDRKATYNETSWKGMYLELKNSGVLKNTVRYEEFYDFIYLLFSPYIVPYPDTYSTLLWCRENGYHPSIITNGHVPLQRKKIECMKLNGFVEECLICDLDRGAGCKPEKAPFLEMVQKIGVRPEEMLYVGDNPINDISGARGAGMKTAWLNVMDNWVPFVAPADYEISSLWELQRILKHSD, via the coding sequence ATGATAAAGGCGATTTCGTTTGATTTAGACCATACTCTATACAATAGAGAGGCGACTTGGGAAAAACTTCTTCCAGAATTTGTGAATAGATTTGATAGAGACTTATGTAAGAAATGGTCAAGGAAGCAAATATTGGCTGCTCTTCAAATGAGTGATAGAAAAGCAACTTATAACGAGACGAGCTGGAAAGGAATGTACTTAGAACTGAAAAATAGTGGGGTCCTGAAAAATACGGTACGGTATGAGGAGTTTTATGATTTTATTTACCTCCTTTTTTCTCCGTATATCGTGCCGTACCCGGACACCTACTCGACACTTCTCTGGTGTAGGGAAAATGGATATCATCCATCCATTATTACAAATGGGCATGTACCGCTTCAGCGAAAAAAGATAGAGTGCATGAAATTAAATGGTTTTGTTGAAGAGTGTTTGATTTGTGATTTGGATAGAGGAGCGGGATGTAAGCCTGAGAAAGCCCCCTTTTTAGAGATGGTACAAAAGATTGGAGTTAGACCGGAAGAAATGCTATACGTAGGGGACAATCCGATCAATGATATCAGCGGGGCAAGAGGAGCTGGAATGAAGACGGCCTGGCTGAATGTTATGGATAACTGGGTGCCTTTTGTGGCGCCGGCAGATTACGAAATTA